The Candidatus Accumulibacter similis genome has a segment encoding these proteins:
- a CDS encoding ParA family protein, which yields MKSFLIANPKGGSGKSTLAVNLAGHLARCGHRVMLGDVDRQQSSREWLHLRPSLLPTIRSWEIEPGKTAKPPKGTTHVILDTPAGLHGKALDTVVKQVNRVLVPVQPSLFDILATRHFLDVLLEEKAVRNEQAFVAVVGMRVDPRTRAAAELERFLAKYDLPVLTHLRTTQLYVQTTMHGMTMFDLSASRAAKDLEQWQPIIDWVNS from the coding sequence ATGAAATCCTTTCTGATTGCCAATCCCAAGGGCGGTTCGGGAAAATCGACGCTGGCGGTCAACCTCGCCGGCCATCTGGCGCGTTGCGGTCATCGCGTGATGCTCGGCGACGTCGACCGCCAGCAATCTTCGCGCGAATGGCTGCACCTGCGGCCCTCGCTGTTGCCGACCATTCGCAGTTGGGAGATCGAACCCGGCAAGACGGCCAAGCCGCCGAAAGGGACCACGCACGTCATCCTCGACACGCCAGCGGGCCTCCACGGCAAGGCGCTCGACACGGTCGTCAAGCAGGTCAACCGGGTGCTGGTGCCGGTGCAACCTTCGCTGTTCGACATTCTTGCCACCCGCCACTTTCTCGACGTGCTCCTGGAAGAAAAGGCGGTGCGCAACGAACAGGCGTTCGTTGCCGTCGTCGGCATGCGCGTCGATCCGCGCACCCGCGCCGCTGCCGAACTCGAACGCTTTCTCGCCAAGTACGATCTGCCGGTGCTGACGCACCTGCGGACGACGCAGCTCTACGTGCAGACAACGATGCACGGCATGACCATGTTCGACCTCTCGGCATCACGCGCAGCGAAGGACCTCGAGCAGTGGCAACCGATCATCGACTGGGTGAATAGCTGA
- a CDS encoding TAXI family TRAP transporter solute-binding subunit translates to MERLRARLIALRFMLATAWPIILVTAVGLVIAYQFVAPEPPRRITISTGSEAGAYHAYAQRYAAVLASKGITLEVMSSAGSYENVRRLENGEADVAFVQGGVFARPAGEDDDDPGPLRSLGSVAYEPVWVFYRGEPRVDKLHHLNGRRIAVGEDGSGIRGLALQLLAANDIKADSPNLLPLAGLGAAEALQREEIDAAFIVAAQEAPVVQVMLRSPGLRVVSFSQADAYLRLFPFLAKIVLPRGVVNLVRDLPPRDTVLLATTANVIVREDLHPALVSLLLQAMTEVNGKGGFFQRAGEFPAYRDRSFALSPEAERYYKSGPPFLQRYLPFWVAVLVERLFVMILPLVMLLLPLLKFAPSIYSWRVRSRIIRCYGDLKVLESDLRRHDDPARHDEYARKLRAIEDTASTLKIPLAFSDLLYTLREHINLVRDELRNLGARNDKNENGDDKK, encoded by the coding sequence ATGGAGCGCCTGCGTGCCCGCCTGATCGCCCTGCGCTTCATGCTGGCGACGGCGTGGCCGATCATCCTGGTCACCGCCGTCGGCCTCGTCATTGCCTACCAGTTCGTTGCCCCCGAGCCGCCACGGCGGATAACGATCAGCACCGGCAGCGAGGCCGGCGCCTACCATGCCTATGCCCAGCGCTATGCTGCCGTGCTCGCCAGCAAGGGGATCACCCTCGAGGTGATGAGCTCGGCCGGTTCATACGAGAACGTCCGGCGTCTCGAGAACGGCGAAGCCGATGTCGCCTTCGTCCAGGGCGGGGTGTTTGCCAGGCCAGCGGGTGAAGATGACGACGACCCCGGTCCGCTGCGCTCGCTGGGCAGCGTCGCCTACGAACCGGTGTGGGTGTTCTACCGTGGCGAGCCACGCGTGGACAAGCTCCATCACCTCAACGGCCGGCGAATTGCCGTCGGCGAGGATGGCAGCGGCATCCGCGGCCTGGCGCTGCAACTCCTTGCCGCCAACGACATCAAGGCCGACAGCCCCAACCTGCTGCCGCTGGCCGGGTTGGGTGCAGCCGAGGCCCTGCAGCGCGAGGAGATCGATGCCGCGTTCATCGTCGCCGCACAGGAGGCCCCCGTCGTGCAGGTGATGCTGCGTTCACCGGGTTTGCGCGTGGTCAGCTTCAGCCAGGCCGATGCCTACCTGCGGCTGTTCCCGTTCCTGGCGAAGATCGTCCTGCCGCGCGGCGTCGTGAACCTCGTCCGCGACCTGCCACCGCGCGATACGGTGCTGCTGGCGACCACTGCCAACGTCATCGTCCGCGAGGATCTGCACCCGGCGCTGGTCAGCCTGCTGCTGCAGGCGATGACCGAGGTCAACGGCAAAGGCGGCTTCTTCCAGCGGGCCGGGGAGTTCCCGGCGTATCGCGATCGCAGCTTCGCGCTGTCACCCGAAGCCGAGCGCTACTACAAGTCGGGACCACCCTTCCTGCAGCGCTACCTGCCTTTCTGGGTGGCGGTACTCGTCGAGCGCCTGTTCGTCATGATCCTGCCGCTGGTCATGCTGTTGCTGCCTTTGCTCAAGTTCGCGCCGTCGATCTACAGCTGGCGCGTCCGGTCCAGGATCATCCGTTGCTACGGAGACCTCAAGGTGCTCGAAAGCGACCTGCGACGGCACGACGATCCGGCACGACACGACGAGTACGCGCGCAAGCTGCGGGCGATCGAGGATACGGCGAGCACGCTCAAGATTCCGCTGGCCTTCAGCGATCTGCTTTACACTTTGCGCGAGCACATCAACCTGGTTCGTGACGAGCTGCGCAACCTCGGCGCCAGGAACGACAAGAACGAGAACGGAGACGACAAGAAATGA
- a CDS encoding quinone oxidoreductase, which produces MPFAIRIRRTGGPEVMSWEEVAVGDPQPGEVRVRHRAVGLNYIDIYHRSGLYPLQLPNGLGLEAAGVVEAVGSEVSDFCPGDRVAYAGGPVGAYSQVRCLPADRLLKLPETIDFMPAAAMMLQGLTSAYLLRRTYRVQAGDTVLIHAAAGGVGLLACQWAKALGATVIGTVSTAAKAALAAAHGCDHVIDYTREDFPRRVREITNGEGVSVVYDGVGKDTFAGSLDCLRICGMMVSFGNASGPVPPFDPLLLSQKGSLFLTRPTLMHYTARRDDLLALGADLFAVVAAGKLRVEINQTYPLADVVKAHRDLEARKHTGSTVLLP; this is translated from the coding sequence ATGCCATTCGCCATTCGTATCCGCCGCACCGGGGGCCCCGAAGTGATGTCCTGGGAGGAGGTCGCGGTCGGCGACCCACAGCCCGGTGAAGTGCGCGTCCGGCACCGGGCTGTCGGCCTCAACTACATCGACATCTACCACCGCAGCGGCCTTTACCCTCTGCAACTGCCGAACGGTCTCGGCCTCGAGGCGGCCGGCGTCGTCGAGGCGGTCGGCAGCGAGGTCAGCGACTTCTGCCCCGGCGATCGCGTCGCCTACGCCGGGGGCCCGGTCGGCGCCTACAGCCAGGTGCGCTGCCTGCCAGCCGACCGCCTGCTCAAGCTGCCGGAGACGATCGACTTCATGCCGGCAGCGGCGATGATGCTGCAGGGGCTGACCAGCGCCTACCTGTTGCGCCGCACCTACCGCGTGCAGGCCGGTGACACCGTGCTGATCCACGCCGCCGCCGGCGGCGTCGGCCTGCTCGCCTGCCAGTGGGCCAAGGCGCTCGGCGCCACCGTCATCGGCACCGTGTCGACTGCGGCCAAGGCCGCCCTTGCCGCGGCCCACGGCTGCGATCACGTCATCGACTACACACGCGAGGACTTCCCACGCCGGGTGCGCGAGATCACCAATGGCGAAGGAGTCTCCGTCGTGTACGACGGCGTCGGCAAGGACACCTTCGCCGGCTCGCTCGACTGCCTGCGAATCTGCGGCATGATGGTCAGCTTCGGCAATGCATCCGGCCCGGTGCCACCGTTCGACCCGCTGCTGCTGTCACAGAAGGGTTCGCTCTTCCTAACCCGACCGACCCTGATGCATTACACGGCGCGGCGTGATGACCTGCTGGCCCTTGGCGCCGACCTGTTCGCCGTCGTCGCCGCCGGCAAGCTCAGGGTGGAGATCAATCAGACCTACCCGCTGGCCGACGTCGTCAAGGCCCACCGCGATCTCGAGGCGCGCAAGCACACCGGCTCGACCGTCCTGCTGCCCTGA
- a CDS encoding UvrD-helicase domain-containing protein codes for MSDLLAHLNPPQLAAVTLPPQHALILAGAGSGKTRVLTTRIAWLISTGQVAPSGILAVTFTNKAAKEMLTRLAAMLPINTRGMWIGTFHGLCNRLLRAHHREAGLPAQFQILDAADQLAAIKRLLKALAVDDQKYPPRELMQFINAHKEQGIRAAQAEAYDRYTSRRIEWYGEYERQCQREGVVDFAELLLRSYELLQRNEPLRQHYQARFRHILVDEFQDTNRLQYAWLKLLAGHGSAHPEVPAACLFAVGDDDQSIYAFRGAEIGNMRDLQREFELASVIRLEQNYRSQGNILDAANALIRQNRGRLGKNLWTEAGAGEPIRVYEAFSDSEEARQIVDEIAELVREGVSRQQIALLYRSNAQSRVLEHQLFTAAIPYRVHGGLRFFDRQEIRHALAYLRLIVNPDDDTAFSRVVNFPTRGIGTRSIESLQEAARATQSSLYNAAASLPGKSGSAIARFIALIEALRGETAALPLPEVIEQVIDRSGLRQHYLSDRDGQDRLENLDELINAATVFVADDATTAADESGRNAGDRLAAFLAHASLEAGEHQAGDDQEAVQLMTVHSAKGLEFDVVFITGLEQGLFPHENAAQERDGIEEERRLMYVAVTRARRRLYLTHAQTRLLHGQTRYCLPSLFLDELPAELLRRSSRASGATRAASPSTSNYRAAGDSGMCIGQSVRHARFGVGIIVASEGSGEQARVQINFGSGGTKWLVLSMARLTPA; via the coding sequence ATGTCCGACCTGCTTGCCCATCTCAACCCACCGCAGCTCGCCGCCGTGACCCTCCCGCCGCAGCATGCGCTGATCCTTGCCGGCGCCGGCAGCGGCAAGACGCGCGTGCTGACGACGCGCATCGCCTGGCTGATCTCGACCGGCCAGGTCGCTCCCTCAGGAATCCTCGCCGTCACCTTCACCAACAAGGCGGCCAAGGAAATGCTGACCCGCCTGGCGGCGATGCTGCCGATCAACACCCGCGGCATGTGGATCGGCACCTTCCACGGGCTGTGCAACCGCCTTCTGCGGGCGCACCATCGCGAAGCGGGACTGCCGGCGCAATTCCAGATTCTCGACGCCGCCGACCAGCTGGCAGCGATCAAGCGCCTGCTCAAGGCGCTCGCCGTCGATGACCAGAAGTACCCGCCCCGCGAGCTGATGCAGTTCATCAACGCCCACAAGGAACAGGGAATCCGCGCGGCGCAGGCGGAGGCCTACGACCGTTACACCAGTCGCCGCATCGAATGGTACGGCGAGTACGAGCGGCAGTGCCAGCGCGAAGGCGTCGTCGACTTCGCCGAACTCCTGCTGCGCTCGTACGAACTCCTGCAGCGCAACGAGCCACTGCGTCAGCACTACCAGGCGCGCTTCCGGCACATCCTGGTCGACGAATTCCAGGACACCAACCGCCTCCAGTACGCCTGGCTGAAACTGCTCGCCGGGCACGGCAGCGCCCATCCGGAAGTGCCCGCGGCATGCCTCTTCGCCGTCGGCGATGACGACCAGTCGATCTACGCCTTTCGCGGCGCCGAGATCGGCAACATGCGCGACCTGCAGCGCGAATTCGAGCTGGCGAGCGTCATTCGCCTGGAGCAGAACTACCGTTCGCAGGGCAACATTCTGGACGCCGCCAACGCGCTGATCAGGCAGAATCGTGGCCGCCTGGGCAAGAATCTGTGGACCGAAGCGGGCGCCGGCGAACCCATACGCGTCTATGAGGCTTTCTCCGACTCCGAAGAAGCGCGCCAGATCGTCGACGAGATCGCCGAACTGGTCCGGGAAGGCGTTTCCCGGCAGCAGATCGCCCTCCTCTACCGGTCGAACGCGCAGTCGCGGGTCCTCGAGCACCAGCTCTTCACGGCCGCCATTCCGTATCGGGTGCACGGCGGGCTGCGTTTCTTCGACCGCCAGGAGATCCGGCATGCGCTTGCCTACCTGCGCCTGATCGTCAACCCCGATGACGATACGGCCTTCTCCAGGGTCGTCAATTTTCCCACGCGGGGAATCGGCACGCGCAGCATCGAGTCGCTGCAGGAGGCGGCTCGCGCAACGCAGTCGAGTCTCTACAACGCCGCCGCGAGTCTTCCCGGCAAGAGCGGCAGCGCCATCGCCCGCTTCATTGCGCTGATCGAGGCCCTGCGCGGCGAAACGGCGGCGCTGCCCCTGCCGGAGGTGATCGAGCAGGTCATCGATCGCAGCGGTCTGCGGCAGCATTACCTGAGCGACAGGGATGGCCAGGACCGACTGGAGAACCTCGACGAACTGATCAACGCGGCCACCGTCTTCGTTGCCGACGACGCCACGACGGCGGCCGACGAGAGCGGTCGCAACGCTGGCGACCGCCTCGCCGCCTTTCTCGCGCACGCCTCGCTCGAAGCCGGCGAACATCAGGCCGGTGACGACCAGGAAGCCGTGCAACTGATGACCGTGCACTCGGCCAAGGGACTCGAGTTCGATGTCGTCTTCATCACCGGTCTCGAACAGGGCCTGTTTCCGCACGAGAACGCCGCGCAGGAGCGCGACGGCATCGAGGAGGAACGCCGACTGATGTACGTCGCCGTCACGCGCGCACGCCGCCGGCTCTACCTGACGCATGCGCAGACCCGCCTGCTGCATGGCCAGACGCGCTACTGTCTGCCATCGCTGTTCCTCGACGAGCTGCCGGCCGAGCTGTTGCGTCGCAGCAGTCGGGCGAGTGGCGCAACGCGCGCAGCGAGCCCTTCGACCAGCAACTACCGGGCGGCTGGCGACAGCGGCATGTGCATTGGCCAGAGCGTGCGCCACGCCCGTTTTGGTGTCGGCATCATCGTCGCCAGCGAGGGGTCCGGCGAGCAGGCACGCGTGCAGATCAATTTCGGCAGCGGCGGCACGAAGTGGCTCGTCCTGAGCATGGCCCGCCTGACGCCTGCCTGA
- a CDS encoding HDOD domain-containing protein — MAQEMAAELIERTLKGISIPARPQVLVRLDSELAKDDPEPVAIVRLISSDVVLSAAMLKTVNSPFFGLSRRISSVAQAVNMLGLKMTARIVTGLVLRMTMGGRQASLERFWDTAEKVACISSYVASTLPRGPRDEAYCFGLFRDIGIPMLLHKFADYRQTLVLADNSVDRPMTVLEEERHATDHATLGYLVARSWFLPEAICEGIRYHHDPSVFDSRGLLDPMALVLIAINALAEHLHDEYFRMRANATWQQMADPALAWLGLSEDEYCDLREEVTALAL; from the coding sequence ATGGCACAGGAGATGGCAGCGGAGCTGATCGAAAGGACGCTGAAGGGGATCAGCATTCCCGCGCGACCGCAGGTGCTCGTGCGGCTCGACAGCGAGCTGGCAAAGGATGATCCCGAACCCGTGGCCATCGTCCGCCTGATCAGCAGCGACGTCGTTCTTTCGGCGGCCATGCTGAAAACGGTGAACTCGCCGTTTTTCGGTCTGTCGCGCAGGATCAGCTCGGTGGCGCAGGCGGTGAACATGCTCGGCCTGAAGATGACCGCGCGCATCGTCACTGGGTTGGTACTGCGCATGACCATGGGAGGCAGGCAGGCGTCGCTCGAGCGCTTCTGGGACACGGCCGAAAAAGTGGCCTGCATCTCGAGTTACGTCGCATCGACCCTCCCCAGGGGACCGCGCGACGAAGCGTACTGCTTCGGCCTTTTCCGCGATATCGGTATCCCGATGCTGCTGCACAAGTTTGCCGACTATCGGCAGACCCTGGTCTTGGCCGACAACAGTGTCGATCGGCCGATGACGGTACTCGAGGAGGAGCGGCATGCCACCGACCATGCAACGCTCGGGTATCTGGTGGCGCGGAGCTGGTTCCTGCCGGAGGCAATCTGCGAAGGAATCCGTTACCACCATGACCCGTCGGTCTTCGACAGCCGGGGTCTGCTCGACCCCATGGCCCTCGTGCTGATCGCGATCAACGCGCTCGCCGAGCACCTGCACGACGAGTATTTCCGCATGCGCGCCAATGCGACCTGGCAGCAGATGGCAGATCCCGCGCTCGCCTGGCTGGGGCTCTCCGAAGACGAATACTGCGACTTGCGGGAAGAAGTAACGGCGTTGGCGCTGTGA
- a CDS encoding 5-formyltetrahydrofolate cyclo-ligase, protein MPGSAADETAASPDDRRALRRSLLARRRALPADEWARLSMVVRGLLQDSIPRLAALRVAFCWPRDNEPDLRPLIAHWHRQGDPGFVALLPVVVAADSALAFRAWSPAGAMTTDRFGIPVPASGEPVLPQALLIPVIGFDAAGFRLGYGGGYFDRTLVSLRPRPLAIGVGFELSRLASVHPEPHDEPLDLIVTEGGVWRCAGWTGDGSPD, encoded by the coding sequence ATGCCCGGCAGCGCTGCCGACGAAACGGCTGCCAGTCCTGACGACCGGCGGGCCTTGCGCCGATCGCTACTGGCGCGTCGCCGCGCGCTGCCGGCGGACGAGTGGGCACGGCTCTCGATGGTGGTCCGTGGCCTGCTGCAGGACTCCATCCCCCGACTCGCAGCTCTGCGGGTCGCCTTCTGCTGGCCACGCGACAACGAACCGGATCTCCGGCCGCTGATCGCGCACTGGCATCGCCAGGGCGATCCCGGCTTCGTGGCGCTGCTGCCGGTCGTCGTCGCTGCCGACAGCGCCTTGGCCTTTCGCGCCTGGTCGCCAGCAGGCGCGATGACCACCGACCGCTTCGGCATCCCGGTGCCAGCCAGCGGCGAACCGGTGCTGCCGCAAGCGCTGCTGATCCCGGTCATCGGCTTCGACGCCGCCGGCTTCCGCCTCGGCTACGGCGGCGGCTACTTCGATCGCACGCTTGTCAGCCTGCGCCCGCGGCCACTGGCAATCGGTGTCGGCTTCGAGCTGTCGCGACTTGCCTCGGTGCATCCCGAGCCGCACGACGAGCCGCTCGACCTGATCGTCACCGAAGGCGGCGTCTGGCGTTGCGCGGGCTGGACCGGAGACGGCAGCCCGGATTGA
- a CDS encoding lytic transglycosylase domain-containing protein gives MNLLFTILLLLLSFAPTGVVLRHAAAQSADDQFLAAREAARTGDRSRLERLAPALHGHELEPYVDYWLLVPDLKDADPEVARAFLGRHENSYIAEKLRGDWLRQLARKQQWDLFAAEYARLLQPDQELACHALQGRLARGDAKALDDALPLWLSALEPPESCYAVFEALIVSKRVLADAVWARIRRQFEANKIPAALYTMNYLPPSQTPERKLAQTVADSPLPWLIKLPGDFSGNRMQRELAALAIQRIARNEPQVAADQLERIGASLRSGEKSWAWSQVARQAAQRHLPEAMNWYRQVGDAPLSDEAAEWKVRAALRVQDWGSVRATIESMPPALAAQPAWVYWLGRAYRAGGRLEEANALFGRIAGQPDFYGSLASDELGRPTTPPPKAPPASREELAQVAAIPAVQRAQAFFRLNLRTEGVREWSWALRGMSDRELLAASEIAVRSGNYDRAIAAADRTRNEHDYSLRYLAPYGDQVRPAARNQALDDAWVYGLMRQESRFISSARSHVGASGLMQLMPATAKWVANKIGLKDFHQGRVNDPETNLLLGTTYMRLVLESLDNHPVLASAAYNAGPGRARRWRAERPLEGAIYAETIPFSETRDYVKKVMNNSIYYAALFDGKPQTLKNRLGVIAPRTGGEARGEDLP, from the coding sequence ATGAACCTCCTGTTTACGATCCTGCTGCTGCTCCTGTCTTTCGCGCCGACCGGCGTCGTGCTGCGGCACGCCGCGGCGCAGTCCGCCGATGACCAGTTCCTGGCTGCCCGCGAGGCGGCGCGGACCGGCGACCGCTCGCGGCTAGAGAGGCTGGCGCCGGCGCTGCACGGGCACGAACTCGAACCCTACGTCGATTACTGGCTGCTCGTCCCCGACCTGAAGGACGCCGACCCTGAGGTGGCGAGGGCTTTCCTCGGCCGGCACGAGAACTCTTACATCGCGGAGAAGCTGCGCGGCGACTGGTTGCGGCAACTCGCCCGCAAGCAGCAGTGGGATCTTTTCGCTGCCGAGTACGCGCGCCTGCTGCAGCCCGATCAGGAGTTGGCGTGCCACGCGCTGCAGGGACGCCTGGCACGCGGCGACGCGAAAGCGCTGGATGATGCCCTGCCGCTCTGGCTGAGCGCGCTCGAGCCGCCGGAGTCCTGTTACGCCGTGTTCGAGGCATTGATCGTCAGCAAGCGCGTTCTCGCCGATGCGGTCTGGGCACGCATTCGCCGTCAGTTCGAGGCGAACAAGATCCCTGCCGCGCTCTACACCATGAACTATCTGCCACCCAGCCAGACGCCGGAGAGGAAGCTGGCGCAGACGGTCGCCGATTCACCGCTGCCCTGGCTGATCAAACTGCCGGGTGATTTCTCCGGCAATCGCATGCAGCGCGAGCTGGCAGCCCTGGCCATCCAGCGCATCGCCCGCAACGAGCCACAGGTGGCTGCCGATCAGCTCGAGCGGATCGGTGCGTCGCTGCGCAGCGGCGAGAAATCCTGGGCCTGGAGTCAGGTTGCCCGGCAGGCGGCGCAGCGGCACTTGCCGGAAGCGATGAACTGGTATCGGCAGGTCGGCGATGCGCCGCTGTCCGATGAGGCGGCGGAATGGAAGGTGCGTGCCGCGCTGCGGGTGCAGGACTGGGGGAGCGTGCGCGCGACGATCGAGAGCATGCCGCCGGCGCTGGCTGCCCAGCCGGCGTGGGTCTACTGGCTGGGTCGCGCGTACCGTGCTGGCGGTCGGCTCGAGGAGGCGAACGCGTTGTTCGGTCGCATCGCCGGCCAGCCGGACTTCTACGGCAGCCTGGCCAGCGATGAACTCGGTCGGCCGACGACGCCGCCGCCAAAGGCGCCGCCGGCAAGCCGCGAGGAACTGGCGCAGGTGGCCGCGATCCCTGCCGTCCAGAGGGCACAGGCCTTCTTTCGGCTGAATCTGCGCACCGAAGGGGTGCGCGAGTGGAGCTGGGCGTTGCGCGGCATGAGCGACCGCGAGCTCCTGGCGGCGTCCGAGATCGCCGTGCGCTCGGGCAACTACGACCGGGCGATCGCGGCAGCCGATCGGACGCGCAACGAGCACGACTATTCGCTGCGCTACCTCGCACCCTACGGTGATCAGGTGCGGCCGGCAGCACGCAATCAGGCGCTCGACGACGCCTGGGTTTACGGCCTGATGCGCCAGGAGAGCCGCTTCATCAGCAGCGCGCGCTCGCACGTTGGTGCTTCCGGGTTGATGCAGCTGATGCCGGCGACCGCCAAGTGGGTGGCGAACAAGATCGGTCTGAAGGATTTCCATCAGGGTCGCGTCAACGATCCGGAAACCAACCTGCTGCTCGGCACCACCTACATGCGGCTGGTGCTCGAGAGTCTCGACAATCACCCGGTGCTCGCCTCGGCTGCGTACAACGCCGGGCCGGGCCGCGCCCGACGATGGCGCGCCGAGCGCCCGCTCGAGGGAGCAATCTATGCCGAGACCATCCCCTTCAGCGAAACCAGGGATTACGTGAAAAAGGTGATGAACAACTCGATCTACTATGCGGCGCTGTTCGACGGCAAGCCACAGACGCTGAAGAACCGGCTCGGCGTCATCGCTCCGCGCACCGGTGGCGAGGCCAGGGGCGAAGATTTGCCTTAG
- a CDS encoding complex I NDUFA9 subunit family protein encodes MNLANVLLIGGSGFVGVWIASRLSESGVRVTIPTRHRENTKKLITLPTVAMVEADVHDPATLVQLMRGQDAVINLVGVLHDSDSRLPYGKGFAAAHVELPRKIVAAMPQAGVRRLLHMSALQAAVGAPSEYLRSKGDGEMVVRAAMAQLEVTIFRPSVIFGPGDAFLNMFASLVRLLPVLPLAGGSARFQPVHVGDVAAAFVASLSDGATVGRTYDLCGPKVYALRELVEYTARLVGKSPWIIDLGTGGWAYLQAGVMWLLPKPPLSPDNLRSMEVDSVTDGTHDYPGWQPKALEAVAPGYLSSAEIPQLRFDRYRFRAGR; translated from the coding sequence ATGAACCTCGCGAATGTGTTGTTGATCGGTGGCAGTGGTTTCGTTGGCGTCTGGATCGCCAGTCGCCTTTCGGAAAGCGGTGTGCGGGTGACGATCCCGACCCGCCATCGCGAGAACACCAAGAAGCTGATCACCCTGCCGACGGTGGCGATGGTCGAGGCCGATGTGCATGATCCGGCGACCCTCGTGCAGCTGATGCGCGGCCAGGACGCAGTCATCAACCTGGTCGGCGTCCTGCACGACAGCGATTCCCGCCTGCCCTATGGCAAGGGCTTTGCGGCGGCGCACGTCGAACTGCCACGCAAGATCGTCGCCGCCATGCCGCAGGCGGGCGTGCGGCGGCTGCTGCACATGAGCGCCTTGCAGGCGGCCGTCGGCGCGCCATCCGAATACCTGCGGTCGAAGGGCGATGGTGAGATGGTTGTGCGTGCGGCGATGGCTCAGCTCGAGGTGACGATCTTTCGTCCGTCAGTGATCTTCGGCCCCGGTGACGCATTCCTCAACATGTTTGCCAGTCTCGTCAGACTGCTGCCGGTTCTGCCCCTGGCTGGCGGCAGCGCCCGCTTCCAGCCGGTCCACGTCGGTGACGTGGCGGCGGCCTTCGTCGCCAGCCTGAGCGACGGGGCGACGGTCGGGCGGACTTACGACCTCTGCGGGCCGAAGGTGTACGCCCTGCGCGAACTGGTTGAATACACGGCACGTCTCGTCGGCAAGTCGCCCTGGATCATCGACCTCGGGACGGGTGGCTGGGCCTATCTGCAAGCAGGCGTGATGTGGCTGCTGCCGAAGCCGCCGCTGTCGCCGGACAACCTTCGTTCGATGGAAGTCGACAGCGTCACCGATGGCACGCATGACTATCCCGGCTGGCAGCCGAAAGCGCTCGAAGCGGTTGCCCCGGGTTATCTCTCGTCGGCAGAGATTCCGCAGCTTCGTTTCGACCGCTACCGTTTCCGCGCCGGCCGCTGA
- a CDS encoding multifunctional CCA addition/repair protein codes for MKIFTVGGAVRDALLGLPVQDRDYVVVGASPHEMLARGFRQVGKDFPVFLHPQSHEEYALARTERKAGHGYHGFAVDAAPTVTLAEDLARRDLTINAMARAADGELIDPYHGIDDLQARVLRHVGPAFSEDPVRILRLARFAARFADFRVAPETLLLMQEMVAAGEIDHLVSERVWQELARGLMEARPSRMFEVLRQCGALARLLPELDALFGVPQRAECHPEVDTGAHVLLVVDQSAQRLCSLPVRWAVLLHDLGKGVTPAADLPRHPGHEARSVKLAGEVCARLRVPAACRELALLVARHHGDVHRARELTPGEIVRLLEGSDALRRPERFERLLEACICDFHGRLGWLDVPYPAPALLRRALAAVRSVDAAAMAEGCSQPALIAARVAAARVAAVEELLSGHPGAV; via the coding sequence GTGAAGATCTTCACCGTTGGCGGTGCGGTTCGCGACGCACTCCTCGGTTTGCCGGTGCAGGACCGCGATTACGTCGTCGTCGGTGCGTCGCCGCACGAGATGCTGGCGCGCGGTTTCCGCCAGGTCGGCAAGGACTTTCCCGTCTTCCTGCATCCACAGTCGCACGAGGAGTACGCGCTGGCGCGAACCGAGCGCAAGGCCGGTCATGGCTACCATGGATTTGCCGTCGATGCCGCGCCGACGGTGACGCTGGCCGAGGATCTGGCGCGTCGCGACCTGACGATCAATGCCATGGCCCGTGCCGCGGACGGCGAACTGATCGACCCATACCATGGCATCGACGATCTGCAGGCGCGCGTGCTGCGCCATGTCGGCCCGGCCTTCAGCGAGGATCCGGTGCGCATTCTGCGTCTTGCCCGTTTTGCCGCACGCTTCGCCGACTTCCGCGTTGCTCCCGAGACACTCCTTCTCATGCAGGAGATGGTCGCTGCCGGGGAGATCGATCACCTGGTCAGCGAGCGCGTCTGGCAGGAACTGGCGCGGGGATTGATGGAAGCGCGGCCGTCACGGATGTTCGAGGTCCTGCGCCAATGCGGTGCTCTGGCGCGGCTGCTGCCTGAACTCGACGCACTTTTCGGCGTACCGCAGCGTGCTGAGTGCCATCCGGAGGTGGATACCGGCGCGCATGTGCTGCTCGTCGTCGATCAGTCGGCGCAGCGTCTCTGCTCGCTGCCCGTTCGCTGGGCGGTGTTGCTGCACGACCTCGGCAAGGGCGTGACGCCAGCTGCCGATCTGCCGCGCCATCCGGGCCACGAGGCGCGCAGCGTCAAGCTGGCTGGCGAGGTGTGTGCCCGTCTGCGCGTGCCGGCCGCCTGCCGGGAACTGGCCCTGCTCGTTGCCCGGCATCATGGCGACGTTCACCGGGCTCGCGAACTGACGCCGGGGGAAATCGTCCGGCTGCTTGAAGGCAGCGACGCATTGCGGCGCCCGGAACGCTTCGAACGGTTGCTCGAGGCGTGCATCTGTGATTTCCATGGTCGTCTGGGATGGCTCGACGTGCCCTATCCGGCGCCGGCACTGCTGCGGCGTGCGCTGGCCGCCGTGCGCAGCGTCGATGCGGCAGCGATGGCGGAAGGCTGCAGCCAGCCGGCGCTGATCGCGGCGCGCGTCGCCGCGGCGCGCGTGGCGGCTGTCGAAGAGCTGCTGTCCGGGCACCCGGGAGCGGTGTAG